From the Macrobrachium rosenbergii isolate ZJJX-2024 chromosome 50, ASM4041242v1, whole genome shotgun sequence genome, the window CTATGGCCAAAGAGGATGGGAATGCTAGCGCCAAAAAAGATGAAAGCATTCAAGATTCAGGACAAGGTCCAAGTAAATCTTCAGATAGCTCACCTGGTATGGGTAGCTCAGTGAGCATGAAATCCATATCACCCAAGCCCGAAGCACATGGCAATACTACGATGCCTGCATCGAATACCAGTGTGGTAAAGACAGATCCAGGAAACACTAAAAAGCCTCAAAATTCTGAGGATGTTGAAGATTCTCCTGAAAAAGCAAAGACCGATGCCCAAAAGACCAATGAAGCTGAGGTACGCCAGCAGCTAGCTGCTGGAGGCACTAGTAAAGCACCATCAGAGGCTGAGATTCAAAAGAACAATGCATCAAGTGTGCCAAAATCAACACAGGCTCCTGTTACATCTGACAGCGAAAAGAAGGACGATACAGATAAACAGGATGCCCCTGCTCAAACGGAACAGAAGAAACCAGAAGCCGCCGACAGTAAAGAAGGCAAAGACACTGATGTGAAAGGTGACTCTAACGTTGCTACTAAAGAAGAAGATATGGGCAGCCCTGAGTCAACAGCAGCTCACCCTGAAAAGGTAAACCAAGGCACTAATGACAAGGAACCTGCAGCAAAGGGCCCAGAAGTTCACAAGAGCTCAATGGAACCCTCCTTTGCATATGATGACGACAATGGGGATGGTTCTGCGTTGATTGGCATTGAAACTGACCGCACAAATGGAATTGAGCAAGATGACGATCAAGGTGAGATTAAATAGTTATTTCTTCCATACAAGTAACAATATGCCAGTAGGATTATGTCAGCTTCATTCAAACTTTTGTTGGGTGTCATCACCCTTgggatatatttctttttgatgCTTTGATGCATGAAATAAGTTTCTAGTGAATGGGGAATATTAGATGTGTTCGGCAGGCTGTTCTTAATGAAGGTGGCTACTTTGAAGCTACTTT encodes:
- the LOC136832669 gene encoding keratinocyte-associated transmembrane protein 2-like isoform X1; its protein translation is MKILWVLLSFPFITIGVLALPTGNLPGSEKGGTEVKLSNVSTATEAVAPDNAMAKEDGNASAKKDESIQDSGQGPSKSSDSSPGMGSSVSMKSISPKPEAHGNTTMPASNTSVVKTDPGNTKKPQNSEDVEDSPEKAKTDAQKTNEAEVRQQLAAGGTSKAPSEAEIQKNNASSVPKSTQAPVTSDSEKKDDTDKQDAPAQTEQKKPEAADSKEGKDTDVKGDSNVATKEEDMGSPESTAAHPEKVNQGTNDKEPAAKGPEVHKSSMEPSFAYDDDNGDGSALIGIETDRTNGIEQDDDQAYEGDDEFEDDVTKGIADGEEETQKLEQLDHNGQFTTDADSHFFAYFLTIMVTVIIFYLVFHNKQRIIALIIEGRAPRNGRTRRASSRAKYHKLDNNLEEAIIATKGSKYERSY
- the LOC136832669 gene encoding keratinocyte-associated transmembrane protein 2-like isoform X2: MKILWVLLSFPFITIGVLALPTGNLPGSEKGGTEVKLSNVSTATEAVAPDNAMAKEDGNASAKKDESIQDSGQGPSKSSDSSPGMGSSVSMKSISPKPEAHGNTTMPASNTSVVKTDPGNTKKPQNSEDVEDSPEKAKTDAQKTNEAEVRQQLAAGGTSKAPSEAEIQKNNASSVPKSTQAPVTSDSEKKDDTDKQDAPAQTEQKKPEAADSKEGKDTDVKGDSNVATKEEDMGSPESTAAHPEKVNQGTNDKEPAAKGPEVHKSSMEPSFAYDDDNGDGSALIGIETDRTNGIEQDDDQAYEGDDEFEDDVTKGIADGEEETQKLEQLDHNGQFTTDADSHFFAYFLTIMVTVIIFYLVFHNKQRIIALIIEGRAPRNGRTRRASSRAKYHKLDNNLEEAIIATKGSNGF